The Mycobacterium seoulense genome has a window encoding:
- a CDS encoding CoA transferase, translated as MSSATSVWGSSGLAYLTGEPDGPPDFSRANVLTHAQRVAAAVGWRLGFAIDAAGLLAGRAALLGLTRGGRVSAGRATRLLAAADGWCAITLSRPDDAAAVPALVQSDDATGDPWPALRRWAATQSLSAIIERATLLDLPAARLGEAVAAAPRIRPWGARGPARGSTGLLVADLSSMWAGPLCGQLLARAGATVVKVESPARPDGTRAGNQAFFDWMNGEKLSYCVDFDRQAGELRELLAVADVVIEGSRPAALTRRGLGPDDVAAGGGRIWLRIKGYTDGRPAFGDDAAVGGGLVGVAASGPVFCGDAIADPLAGLEAARVVVDSLGRGGGELIEVSMAAVAAGYAALPTQASVANRPAPPPPPPPPARPAARLGADNAAVRHIVAQRGCLSC; from the coding sequence GTGAGCTCGGCGACGTCGGTGTGGGGGAGCAGCGGGCTGGCCTATCTGACCGGCGAGCCGGACGGGCCGCCCGACTTCTCCCGGGCGAACGTCCTGACCCACGCCCAGCGGGTTGCGGCGGCCGTCGGTTGGCGGCTGGGGTTCGCCATCGACGCCGCCGGCCTGCTGGCCGGGCGGGCGGCATTGCTGGGCCTGACCCGCGGCGGCCGGGTCTCGGCCGGCCGCGCCACAAGATTGCTGGCCGCCGCCGACGGCTGGTGCGCGATCACGCTGTCGCGCCCGGATGACGCCGCCGCCGTGCCCGCGCTCGTGCAATCCGACGACGCCACGGGGGATCCCTGGCCCGCGTTGCGGCGCTGGGCCGCAACGCAATCGCTTTCGGCGATCATCGAGCGCGCGACGTTGCTCGACCTGCCGGCGGCGCGCCTGGGCGAAGCCGTGGCCGCCGCGCCGCGAATTCGACCGTGGGGCGCGCGCGGACCGGCGCGCGGCAGCACGGGCCTACTGGTCGCCGACCTGTCGTCGATGTGGGCGGGCCCGCTGTGCGGGCAGCTGCTGGCCCGCGCCGGAGCGACCGTGGTCAAGGTCGAGAGCCCGGCCCGCCCGGACGGCACCCGAGCGGGCAACCAGGCGTTCTTCGACTGGATGAACGGTGAAAAGCTCTCGTACTGTGTCGATTTCGACCGGCAGGCGGGCGAGTTGCGGGAGTTGCTCGCCGTCGCCGACGTCGTGATCGAAGGCTCGCGTCCCGCGGCGCTGACCCGGCGCGGGCTGGGGCCGGACGACGTCGCGGCGGGTGGCGGGCGAATTTGGTTGCGCATCAAGGGATACACCGATGGGCGCCCGGCGTTCGGTGACGACGCCGCGGTGGGCGGCGGGCTGGTCGGCGTCGCCGCCAGCGGGCCGGTGTTCTGCGGTGACGCCATCGCCGACCCGCTGGCCGGGCTGGAGGCGGCCCGGGTGGTCGTCGACTCGCTGGGGCGCGGGGGCGGGGAGCTGATCGAGGTCTCGATGGCGGCGGTCGCCGCCGGCTATGCGGCGCTGCCGACGCAGGCGTCGGTCGCCAACCGTCCCGCGCCGCCGCCGCCGCCTCCGCCGCCCGCCCGGCCGGCGGCCCGGCTGGGCGCCGACAACGCCGCGGTGCGCCATATCGTGGCCCAACGGGGCTGCCTGTCATGCTGA
- a CDS encoding amidohydrolase family protein — translation MLIRRATLLDGTATDIRFGERIDEMGDGLVAQPGEGVLYAGGGTVLPGLHDHHVHLRSAASALDSFFVGPPGVSTKTELTQLLSNATPGPDGWIRAVGYHESVAGDLDRTALDAMVRGAPVRIQHRSGALWILNSEALGRVGLAEHPDGRLRSADHGWSDLLQRRESDLAELSRRITATGVTGVTDATPDLDADDMVSLVVAHRRGEFRPRPSFLSPGKRILHDDRLDLDGLTEWIAGQHDEGRPVAVHCVTAAQLVVAIAALRAAGGHPQDRIEHAAVVPDDNLADLADLRVTVVTQPNFVAERGDHYLTDVPAAEHDQLWRVASLLTAAVPVALSTDMPFGHGDPWTAMRAAVYRTTPSGVVLNAGECVSARKALAMFLGRPESPAQPRAVTIGEPADLCVLSEPPATALAELDAGMVAATIIAGELVYFAM, via the coding sequence ATGCTGATTCGGCGCGCCACCCTGCTGGATGGGACGGCAACCGATATCCGCTTCGGCGAGCGGATCGACGAGATGGGTGACGGGCTGGTCGCCCAACCCGGCGAGGGCGTGCTCTACGCCGGCGGGGGAACCGTCCTGCCCGGCCTGCACGACCATCACGTGCACCTGCGCTCGGCGGCCTCCGCGCTCGATTCGTTCTTCGTCGGGCCGCCCGGAGTCAGCACCAAAACCGAGCTGACACAACTGCTGTCGAACGCGACGCCGGGCCCCGACGGGTGGATTCGCGCCGTCGGCTACCACGAGTCGGTGGCCGGCGACCTGGACCGGACCGCGCTCGACGCCATGGTGCGCGGCGCCCCGGTGCGTATCCAGCACCGCAGCGGTGCGCTGTGGATCCTCAACTCCGAGGCGCTGGGCCGGGTGGGCCTGGCCGAACATCCCGACGGGCGGCTGCGCAGCGCGGACCACGGCTGGTCGGACCTGCTGCAGCGGCGCGAGAGCGACCTGGCCGAACTGAGCCGGCGCATCACCGCGACGGGCGTCACCGGCGTCACCGACGCCACTCCCGACCTCGACGCCGACGACATGGTCTCGCTGGTGGTGGCGCACCGCCGCGGCGAGTTCCGGCCCCGGCCGAGCTTCCTATCCCCGGGCAAGAGGATCCTGCACGACGACCGCCTCGACCTGGACGGCCTGACCGAGTGGATCGCCGGCCAGCACGACGAGGGCCGGCCCGTCGCCGTGCACTGCGTGACCGCCGCGCAACTCGTGGTCGCCATCGCCGCCCTGCGGGCGGCCGGCGGCCATCCCCAGGACCGAATCGAGCACGCCGCCGTGGTGCCCGACGACAACCTGGCCGACCTGGCCGACCTGCGCGTCACGGTGGTGACGCAGCCCAACTTCGTCGCCGAGCGCGGCGACCACTACCTCACCGACGTCCCCGCCGCCGAGCACGATCAGCTGTGGCGGGTCGCCTCCCTGCTGACGGCGGCGGTGCCGGTCGCGCTGTCCACCGACATGCCGTTCGGCCACGGCGATCCCTGGACGGCGATGCGCGCCGCCGTCTACCGCACCACCCCCAGCGGTGTCGTGCTCAACGCCGGCGAATGTGTCTCGGCCCGAAAGGCTTTGGCGATGTTCCTGGGCCGGCCGGAGAGTCCGGCCCAGCCACGGGCGGTGACGATCGGCGAGCCGGCGGACCTGTGCGTACTGAGCGAGCCGCCGGCGACGGCGCTGGCCGAGCTGGACGCCGGCATGGTGGCGGCCACCATCATCGCGGGCGAGCTCGT